The following DNA comes from Mycobacteroides immunogenum.
GGTTAGACCGCGCCGGCGGCGATGGCCGCAGGCCAGCTGCCGTGCTCGCTGATATCGACACCGGCCTGCGCGGCGGCGCCGTCGCACCCGAAACCGGTGCGCCACAAGCCGTCATCGCATTCGACCTTGCCCAGCAGCATCGGTTCGGGCAACTGCGCCAGGAAGGTGCCCAGCGCGGCGGGGGACAGACGCCAGATTTCGCCACCGATGCTCACGCCGTCTTCTTCGGATCGGGTAAGGCCTGGCTTGGGCGGTGTGGTCCGCAGCGCCGCCATCCGGTATTTCGTGGCGGTCCGGATCGGTCCGATCCAGCGCGCACCCAGATCGGTCAGCTGGAACTCCAACGGGCCGCCCTTGAGGTGCGCGCCGAACACCGCCAGCTCATGGGACAGGGCGATCGCCGCAGGCCAAACATCTTGTCCGGCAGGTTCTCCGGCGACGAGCGTGGCGATGTCGAAGGCCACCGCGTCATCGAACGCGCGTGCCAGAACCGTCACGCCGAACTGCGCGTCGCCCGCGGTTCCGGCGGGCACCGATACCGCGCATAGGTCAAACAAGTTGCAGAAATTTGTGTATGTGCCCATGGTCGCGTTGACGCCGATCGGATCGGCGTTTACCTGTTCGATCGTCGGATGCAGCGGTGCCGTTGGAACCAGCAGTGCGTCGGCACCGGCCAGCGAGGTCATGGCCCGATCGCGCAGACCCTGCACCTCGGCGCGATCGCGGACCAGACGGTGCGCGGGAATGTCGCGTGCGCCGGAAATGATCCGCGCGACAGTGGGATCCAATGAGGCTTCGGGGTGCGCATCGATGAATTCGCCCACCGCCGCGTAGCGTTCACTGACGAGTGCGCCTTCGTACAGTAGTTTCGCCGCTGCCAGGAAGGGCGTCAGATCTATCTCGACGATGGTCGCGCCGGCGGCGCGCAGGTCCGCGACGACCGCATGAAACGCGTTACGCCACACCTCGTCCAGGGCGGGCAGCTCGCGCGGGACAGCGATCGTGGGTTGTGGGGGAGCGGCCAGGCGGGTGTTGGTGGGCCAGAGTCGTGGCCCGGCCGCTGCCCCCATTGCCGCCATCGCCGCGTTGGCTGTGGCCAGTGTGGAGGCGAAAATAGTGACGCAGTCGTAAGATTCGCACGCCGGAACCACGCCCTCGGTGGCGATGACGCCCACGGTGGGTTTGATGCCGACGATGCCCTGCAACCCGGCGGGAACTCGCCCGGATCCAGCGGTGTCGGTGCCGATCGCGATATCGGCCTCGCCGGTGGCGACGGCCACCGCCGATCCCGAACTGGAACCGCCGCTGATGT
Coding sequences within:
- the atzF gene encoding allophanate hydrolase, whose translation is MTVWIMLRPEDDIAAELEASSGPLTGMRLAVKDNVDVGGVPTTAACPEYAYVPERDAPAVAALRAAGAVVVGKTNLDQFATGLVGTRSPYGAVPDSRRPEYISGGSSSGSAVAVATGEADIAIGTDTAGSGRVPAGLQGIVGIKPTVGVIATEGVVPACESYDCVTIFASTLATANAAMAAMGAAAGPRLWPTNTRLAAPPQPTIAVPRELPALDEVWRNAFHAVVADLRAAGATIVEIDLTPFLAAAKLLYEGALVSERYAAVGEFIDAHPEASLDPTVARIISGARDIPAHRLVRDRAEVQGLRDRAMTSLAGADALLVPTAPLHPTIEQVNADPIGVNATMGTYTNFCNLFDLCAVSVPAGTAGDAQFGVTVLARAFDDAVAFDIATLVAGEPAGQDVWPAAIALSHELAVFGAHLKGGPLEFQLTDLGARWIGPIRTATKYRMAALRTTPPKPGLTRSEEDGVSIGGEIWRLSPAALGTFLAQLPEPMLLGKVECDDGLWRTGFGCDGAAAQAGVDISEHGSWPAAIAAGAV